A window of Tautonia plasticadhaerens contains these coding sequences:
- the kdsA gene encoding 3-deoxy-8-phosphooctulonate synthase, producing MPSPPNPVSLGPKTRIGRGGPLALIAGPCVIEPGDLTDRIADRLAELGEELGIPVVFKASFDKANRTSKSSFRGPGVEEGLRTFERIRARTGLPVTTDVHESIQCEAVAGVVDLLQIPAFLARQTDLLEAAAATGRPVNVKKGQFMAPWDMGHVVSKLSGAGAVGILLTERGTTFGYGRLVNDFRAIPVMQGTGVPVVFDATHSVQLPSAGQGVTAGEREMIPYLARAAVAAGVDALFLEVHPRPEEALSDGPNALRLDDLPALLRTCLRIRSAIEEGAAPEPSGGPGRS from the coding sequence GTGCCCAGCCCCCCGAACCCCGTGAGCCTCGGCCCGAAGACCCGGATCGGCCGGGGGGGGCCGCTGGCCCTGATCGCCGGGCCCTGCGTGATCGAGCCGGGGGACCTGACCGACCGGATCGCCGACCGCCTCGCCGAGCTGGGTGAGGAGCTGGGGATCCCGGTCGTCTTCAAGGCCTCGTTCGACAAGGCCAACCGCACGTCGAAGTCGAGCTTCCGGGGGCCGGGGGTCGAGGAGGGGCTGCGGACCTTCGAGCGGATCAGGGCCAGGACCGGGCTGCCGGTGACGACCGACGTCCACGAGTCGATCCAGTGCGAGGCCGTCGCCGGGGTGGTGGACCTGCTCCAGATCCCGGCCTTCCTCGCCCGGCAGACCGACCTGCTGGAGGCCGCCGCCGCCACCGGGAGGCCGGTGAACGTGAAGAAGGGGCAGTTCATGGCCCCCTGGGACATGGGGCACGTCGTCTCCAAGCTCTCCGGGGCGGGGGCCGTCGGCATCCTGCTCACCGAGCGGGGGACGACCTTCGGCTACGGCCGGCTGGTCAACGACTTCCGGGCCATCCCGGTCATGCAAGGCACGGGCGTCCCGGTGGTGTTCGACGCCACGCATTCGGTCCAGCTCCCGAGCGCCGGCCAGGGGGTGACGGCCGGGGAGCGGGAGATGATCCCCTACCTGGCGAGGGCCGCGGTGGCCGCCGGGGTCGACGCGCTGTTCCTGGAGGTCCACCCGAGGCCCGAGGAGGCCCTCTCCGACGGCCCGAACGCCCTGAGGCTGGACGACCTGCCGGCGTTGCTGCGGACCTGCCTGCGGATCCGGTCGGCGATCGAGGAGGGGGCGGCGCCCGAACCATCGGGCGGCCCGGGGCGTAGCTGA
- a CDS encoding fumarylacetoacetate hydrolase family protein, giving the protein MRLLTVATDRGPRACAEHAGRLVDLNAADPTLPNSVRELIALGPDRLSRARSALDRAPTSYDPASSRLLAPVPDPRKIICLGLNYRDHAIETGAKIPEEPILFSKYPTALTGHKAPILLPKICHEVDFEAELVFVIGLPGRDIPRDRAMDHVAGYAVGHDVSARDWQLGKPGGQWMAGKTFDTFAPVGPSLVTADEVPDPHALGIRLRLNGRLMQDSSTSQLIFRVPETIAYLSQIMTLEPGDLVFTGTPPGVGMARKPPVWLKPGDVVEVEIDGLGTLSNPIEARP; this is encoded by the coding sequence ATGCGCCTGCTGACCGTCGCCACCGATCGGGGCCCGAGGGCCTGCGCCGAGCACGCCGGCCGACTCGTCGACCTCAACGCCGCCGACCCGACCCTCCCGAACTCCGTCCGGGAGCTGATCGCCCTGGGGCCCGATCGGCTCTCCCGGGCCCGATCGGCCCTGGACCGGGCCCCGACGTCCTACGACCCGGCGTCGAGCCGGCTGCTCGCCCCGGTCCCCGACCCGAGGAAGATCATCTGCCTGGGCCTGAACTACCGGGACCACGCCATCGAGACCGGCGCCAAGATCCCCGAGGAGCCGATCCTCTTCAGCAAGTACCCCACCGCCCTGACCGGCCACAAGGCGCCGATCCTGCTGCCGAAGATCTGCCATGAGGTCGACTTCGAGGCCGAGCTCGTCTTCGTCATCGGCCTGCCCGGCCGGGACATCCCCCGGGACCGGGCGATGGACCACGTCGCCGGCTACGCGGTCGGCCACGACGTCTCGGCCCGGGACTGGCAGCTGGGCAAGCCCGGGGGCCAGTGGATGGCCGGCAAGACCTTCGACACCTTCGCCCCCGTCGGGCCCTCCCTCGTCACCGCCGACGAGGTCCCCGACCCCCACGCCCTGGGCATCCGGCTCCGCCTCAACGGCCGCCTGATGCAGGATTCCAGCACCTCGCAGCTCATCTTCCGGGTGCCCGAGACGATCGCCTACCTCTCCCAGATCATGACCCTGGAGCCCGGCGACCTGGTCTTCACCGGCACCCCGCCCGGCGTCGGCATGGCCCGCAAGCCCCCCGTCTGGCTCAAGCCCGGGGACGTCGTCGAGGTCGAGATCGACGGCCTCGGCACCCTCTCGAACCCGATCGAGGCCCGGCCCTGA